From a single Vitis vinifera cultivar Pinot Noir 40024 chromosome 18, ASM3070453v1 genomic region:
- the LOC100258111 gene encoding uncharacterized protein LOC100258111 isoform X3 produces MTKIQIVNMRYTYIHDGSVGPHKKIDSHHIVIQKGKAWIFIVHLFLSLFSATAFYHILENFFTALLCSIILSAFLVKSLYQKLIVKESVVIFPAFGVQLETHYESGRVFRRFIPIDKILKPVLNEHVTPFTCYWSLALVVRGKEELILAFKRSQ; encoded by the exons ATGACCAAGATTCAGATTGTGAACATgagatatacatatatacatgatGGCTCTGTAGGGCCTCATAAGAAAATCGACTCTCACCATATTGTCATTCAAAAGGGCAAGGCTTGGATTTTCATTGTGcacctctttctctctctgttttCAGCAACTGCCTTCTATCACATCCTG GAAAATTTCTTTACTGCTCTACTTTGCAGCATAATTTTGAGTGCATTCCTTGTCAAATCACTATATCAGAAGCTCATTGTGAAAG AGTCGGTTGTGATTTTTCCCGCATTTGGTGTGCAACTTGAAACTCACTATGAGAG TGGCAGGGTTTTTCGCAGATTTATTCCGATCGACAAGATTTTGAAACCTGTTCTGAATGAGCATGTGACCCCATTTACTTGTTACTGGAGCCTGGCTCTAGTGGTTCGTGGGAAAGAGGAATTGATTTTAGCTTTTAAG AGATCACAATAA
- the LOC100240982 gene encoding uncharacterized protein LOC100240982 yields the protein MELFDAYFRRADLDGDGRISGAEAVAFFQGSNLAKHVLAQVWMHADPAGTGFLGRAEFYNALKLVTVAQSKRELTPDIVKAALYGPAAAKIPAPQINLAAIPSPQPNQMTTTPAPQMGAVAPTASQNLGFRGQTLPNPSTNQQYFPSQQNQFMRPPQPMPAGSASRPPQNLAGPELNRGGNMVGPGVPNSNISSDWLSGRTAGAPTGPLSQVPNRGITPSMPPPTTKPLDLASTPKAPVVSGNGFASDPVFGGNVFSATPTQQKRDSSGLTYSVSSSPASSVALSPAPTGSPSLSKPSSLDSLQSAFTMGPAGGQIQRAQSAGNLNQPAPPQSTSPLSSSGVSVGVGNSASNQSQLPWPRMTPSDVQKYTKVFIEVDSDRDGKITGEQARNLFLSWRLPREVLKQVWDLSDQDSDSMLSLREFCTALYLMERYREGRPLPAVLPSNILFDETLFPMMGQQASFGNAARPPTPGLSHQHGIPGVRQMTTAPGLGPPIQVALQGDGAMQPNQQKISGLVSEDVFGNQLSNGGKNGLNLTHQDVTDSEKKVEATENVILDSKEKIELYRTKMQELVLYKSRCDNRLNEITERASSDKREAEFVTKKYEEKYKQVAEIASKLAMEDARFRDLQGRKNELHQAIIKMEQGGSADGILQVRADRIQSDLEELIKALTDRCKKHGLDVKSTAIIELPIGWEPGFQEGAAIWDEDWDKFEDEGLSFAKDCAIDVQNGVGSPKSKSTSIQKDNASSFGEHGIENESAYTHSEDDLARSPPGSPGGRTSLESPSQELSNNHFRKSSEADTEIHRSFDEPNWEPSFDHNDDTDSIWGFNPSTTKDFDSDKHRENDIFGSGNLGINPIRTESPHDDPFQRKSPFSFEDSVPSTPLSKFGNSPRYSEWAGEHHFDMSSRFDSFSMHDGGFSPPRETLTRFDSISSSRDFGHGQARFDSLNSGRDFGPGHARFDSISSSRGFDHGQTYSFDDSDPFGSTGPFKVSSDSQTPRKGSDNWGF from the exons ATGGAGCTGTTTGATGCGTATTTTAGAAGAGCGGATTTGGATGGGGATGGGAGGATCAGTGGAGCTGAAGCCGTTGCGTTCTTTCAAGGATCCAATTTGGCCAAACATGTTCTGGCTCAG GTGTGGATGCATGCTGATCCGGCGGGCACTGGTTTCCTTGGTCGGGCAGAATTTTATAATGCTCTTAAACTTGTAACTGTGGCACAGAGTAAGCGAGAATTAACACCAGATATTGTGAAGGCGGCATTATATGGTCCAGCTGCAGCTAAAATTCCTGCACCACAAATAAATCTTGCTGCAATACCTTCACCTCAACCAAATCAGATGACTACTACACCAGCCCCACAAATGGGTGCAGTTGCACCAACAGCATCTCAAAATCTTGGCTTCCGAGGACAAACACTTCCAAATCCTAGCACAAACCAACAATATTTTCCTTCTCAGCAAAATCAGTTTATGAGACCGCCTCAACCCATGCCTGCTGGAAGCGCTTCACGTCCACCACAGAATCTTGCAGGGCCAGAACTTAACAGGGGAGGTAATATGGTTGGTCCTGGGGTGCCAAACTCAAACATTTCAAGTGATTGGCTCAGTGGAAGAACTGCTGGAGCTCCAACTGGGCCACTGTCACAGGTCCCTAATAGAGGGATAACTCCATCAATGCCCCCACCTACAACAAAACCACTAGATCTGGCTTCAACTCCTAAAGCACCAGTTGTTTCTGGGAATGGGTTTGCTTCTGACCCAGTTTTTGGTGGTAATGTGTTCTCTGCAACCCCAACTCAACAAAAAAGAGATTCTTCTGGGTTGACTTATTCTGTTAGTAGCTCACCTGCCTCATCAGTTGCTTTAAGTCCAGCACCTACTGGGTCCCCGTCCCTCTCCAAGCCTAGTTCACTGGACTCATTGCAGAGTGCTTTCACCATGGGACCTGCAGGTGGTCAGATTCAGCGTGCCCAGTCAGCAGGGAACCTAAACCAGCCTGCTCCTCCCCAGAGTACTTCTCCTCTTTCATCATCTGGGGTTTCAGTGGGAGTTGGAAATTCTGCTTCAAACCAGTCCCAGCTTCCATGGCCAAGGATGACACCATCCGATGTTCAGAAATACACAAAAGTGTTCATTGAAGTAGACTCGGACCGAGATGGCAAAATCACTGGCGAGCAAGCACGGAACCTATTTTTGAGTTGGAGGCTGCCAAGAG AGGTTTTGAAGCAGGTGTGGGACTTATCTGATCAAGATAGTGATAGCATGCTTTCTCTGCGGGAATTCTGCACTGCACTCTATCTTATGGAGCGATATAGGGAAGGTCGGCCTCTTCCAGCAGTGCTTCCAAGCAATATTTTGTTTGATGAGACATTGTTCCCTATGATGGGCCAACAAGCTTCTTTTGGAAATGCGGCTCGGCCACCTACTCCTG GTTTGTCTCATCAACATGGGATTCCTGGTGTCCGACAAATGACAACTGCACCTGGTTTGGGGCCACCTATTCAGGTTGCACTTCAGGGTGATGGAGCAATGCAACCTAATCAGCAAAAAATAAGTGGACTGGTTTCAGAGGATGTCTTTGGGAACCAACTCAGTAATGGAGGGAAAAATGGACTCAACTTGACACATCAAGATGTAACAGATTCAGAGAAAAAG GTTGAAGCAACAGAAAATGTGATTCTGGATTCTAAAGAGAAAATTGAGTTGTACCGCACAAAAATGCAGGAACTT GTTCTATATAAAAGCAGATGTGATAATCGACTTAATGAAATCACAGAAAGGGCATCTTCAGATAAGCGGGAG GCTGAGTTTGTGACTAAGAAATATGAAGAGAAGTATAAGCAAGTTGCAGAGATAGCATCTAAACTAGCAATGGAAGATGCCAGATTTCGTGATCTTCAG GGAAGGAAGAACGAGTTGCATCAAGCAATTATCAAAATGGAACAGGGTGGCAGTGCTGATGGTATTCTTCAG GTTCGAGCTGATCGCATACAGTCAGATCTTGAAGAGCTAATCAAGGCTTTGACAGATCGTTGCAAGAAACATGGATTAGATGTTAAGTCAACTGCAATAATTGAGCTTCCCATTG gttgGGAACCTGGATTTCAAGAGGGAGCTGCTATTTGGGATGAAGATTGGGATAAGTTTGAAGATGAAG GACTTTCGTTTGCCAAAGATTGCGCTATTGATGTGCAAAATGGAGTAGGCTCTCCTAAATCAAAATCCACATCTATTCAGAAAGATAATGCTTCGAGTTTCGGTGAACATGGCATTGAGAATGAATCTGCATATACCCACAGTGAAGATGACTTGGCTAGAAGCCCACCTGGCAGTCCAGGTGGCAGGACTTCACTAGAAAGTCCATCTCAAGAACTTTCAAACAACCATTTCAGAAAGAGCAGTGAAGCAGACACTGAAATCCATAG AAGCTTTGATGAACCAAACTGGGAACCATCCTTTGACCACAATGACGACACAGACTCCATTTGGGGCTTTAACCCCAGTACAACCAAG GACTTTGATTCTGATAAGCACAGGGAAAATGATATCTTTGGATCCGGCAACTTGGGAATAAATCCAATAAGAACCGAATCCCCACATGATGACCCATTCCAGAGAAAGAGTCCATTCAGCTTTGAGGATTCTGTTCCTAGTACTCCACTCTCCAAGTTTGGCAACTCCCCGCGGTACAGCGAGTGGGCAGGAGAGCACCACTTTGATATGAGCTCAAGGTTTGACTCCTTCAGCATGCACGATGGTGGATTTTCTCCCCCACGGGAAACTCTCACGAGATTTGACTCCATAAGCAGCAGCAGAGACTTTGGCCATGGTCAGGCAAGGTTCGATTCCTTAAACAGCGGCAGAGACTTTGGCCCTGGTCACGCAAGGTTCGACTCCATAAGCAGCAGCAGAGGCTTCGACCATGGTCAGACCTACTCTTTTGATGACTCAGATCCGTTCGGTTCAACTGGTCCATTTAAGGTCTCATCGGACAGTCAAACTCCAAGGAAAGGTTCTGATAATTGGGGTTTCTAG
- the LOC100258111 gene encoding uncharacterized protein LOC100258111 isoform X1, which translates to MTKIQIVNMRYTYIHDGSVGPHKKIDSHHIVIQKGKAWIFIVHLFLSLFSATAFYHILENFFTALLCSIILSAFLVKSLYQKLIVKESVVIFPAFGVQLETHYESGRVFRRFIPIDKILKPVLNEHVTPFTCYWSLALVVRGKEELILAFKEVKLPVKMLIPIWKALCVATCTEETMDTD; encoded by the exons ATGACCAAGATTCAGATTGTGAACATgagatatacatatatacatgatGGCTCTGTAGGGCCTCATAAGAAAATCGACTCTCACCATATTGTCATTCAAAAGGGCAAGGCTTGGATTTTCATTGTGcacctctttctctctctgttttCAGCAACTGCCTTCTATCACATCCTG GAAAATTTCTTTACTGCTCTACTTTGCAGCATAATTTTGAGTGCATTCCTTGTCAAATCACTATATCAGAAGCTCATTGTGAAAG AGTCGGTTGTGATTTTTCCCGCATTTGGTGTGCAACTTGAAACTCACTATGAGAG TGGCAGGGTTTTTCGCAGATTTATTCCGATCGACAAGATTTTGAAACCTGTTCTGAATGAGCATGTGACCCCATTTACTTGTTACTGGAGCCTGGCTCTAGTGGTTCGTGGGAAAGAGGAATTGATTTTAGCTTTTAAG GAGGTAAAGCTGCCGGTGAAAATGTTGATTCCCATCTGGAAGGCACTGTGTGTTGCCACTTGTACTGAAGAAACCATGGATACAGATTAG
- the LOC100258111 gene encoding uncharacterized protein LOC100258111 isoform X2, with amino-acid sequence MTKIQIVNMRYTYIHDGSVGPHKKIDSHHIVIQKGKAWIFIVHLFLSLFSATAFYHILENFFTALLCSIILSAFLVKSLYQKLIVKESVVIFPAFGVQLETHYERVFRRFIPIDKILKPVLNEHVTPFTCYWSLALVVRGKEELILAFKEVKLPVKMLIPIWKALCVATCTEETMDTD; translated from the exons ATGACCAAGATTCAGATTGTGAACATgagatatacatatatacatgatGGCTCTGTAGGGCCTCATAAGAAAATCGACTCTCACCATATTGTCATTCAAAAGGGCAAGGCTTGGATTTTCATTGTGcacctctttctctctctgttttCAGCAACTGCCTTCTATCACATCCTG GAAAATTTCTTTACTGCTCTACTTTGCAGCATAATTTTGAGTGCATTCCTTGTCAAATCACTATATCAGAAGCTCATTGTGAAAG AGTCGGTTGTGATTTTTCCCGCATTTGGTGTGCAACTTGAAACTCACTATGAGAG GGTTTTTCGCAGATTTATTCCGATCGACAAGATTTTGAAACCTGTTCTGAATGAGCATGTGACCCCATTTACTTGTTACTGGAGCCTGGCTCTAGTGGTTCGTGGGAAAGAGGAATTGATTTTAGCTTTTAAG GAGGTAAAGCTGCCGGTGAAAATGTTGATTCCCATCTGGAAGGCACTGTGTGTTGCCACTTGTACTGAAGAAACCATGGATACAGATTAG